CCGAAAGCGTTATCCAGAGACAGGACGGCATGAAGGCGATGGCAAACGCCACTAAGACAATCAACGCCATGTTCAAGGACACGTCGCCCTACGAGGCGAAAACCTTCAAAGCGGCCGCAGAGACCATTCGGGGCCACTCGGGAGCTACCCTGTCAGCACTATTCAATGGCTCCGGCACAACAGCTGGCTCAAAAGCCAGCCCAAGTATCGAATCCGAGCGCCAACAGTTTGACCAGATGGCAAATGATCTGCAAATTTATGCCTCCGCGCTATCTGTCGCAGCTGATGGAAATCCCCATGCTCTCGGGCCTGGAACGCGTATGCGGGGGCGCGAGGCCATGACTGGCGGACCCCTGGCCAAGAAGATCGATGCCGCGCGGGAAGCGGAATCGGTTCCCGCCGAACATTCCTTTCATCTGATGCTTCAAACGTGCACATCGTGCCATGCTCGGTTTCGTGTGAAGGCGGACTGATTAGACAACGTTTGCCAAACCGAACTTGGAAGGCACGCCTGGCCCCTCACCAAGGGTTTCAGCGAATCCTTCGATGATCGGGCAGTCCGGACGATCGTCCCCATGGCAGTGGCTTGCCAGATGCTTCAACGTCTTCGTCATCGCGGCAATCGCTGCAGCCTTGCGCTCGAGTTCCGCGATATGTTCCAGCGCGATCGCCTTGACGTCGGAGCTTGCGCGCGAACGATCGCGCCAGAGCGCCAGCAGCGTCTTCATCTGTTCGACTGAAAACCCGAGGTCGCGCGCACGGCGAATAAATTGAAGTGTATGGACGTCACTATCGCCGTATGTGCGGTAGCTGGCCTCCGTACGGTGCGCAGGCGTAATCAATTTGATCTGTTCGTAGTAGCGGATCATCTTGGTGGAGACGCCCGAAGCCTTGGATGCTTCACCGATGTTCATCGTGTTTTCCTTCCGTCAGATTGTTTGAAGCGCCGAAGGCGCAGGGCGTTGGCGAGCACGAAGACGCTCGACAGCCCCATCGCGCCAGCGGCGAGGATCGGCGACAGAAGCGTGCCGTTTACCGGATAAAGCACGCCCGCGGCGATCGGAACGAGGCTGACGT
The nucleotide sequence above comes from Agrobacterium vitis. Encoded proteins:
- a CDS encoding cytochrome c, whose translation is MRMSASVVKLAAAMLAIAVFPIALPIVAAQTGVSESVIQRQDGMKAMANATKTINAMFKDTSPYEAKTFKAAAETIRGHSGATLSALFNGSGTTAGSKASPSIESERQQFDQMANDLQIYASALSVAADGNPHALGPGTRMRGREAMTGGPLAKKIDAAREAESVPAEHSFHLMLQTCTSCHARFRVKAD
- the cueR gene encoding Cu(I)-responsive transcriptional regulator; translated protein: MNIGEASKASGVSTKMIRYYEQIKLITPAHRTEASYRTYGDSDVHTLQFIRRARDLGFSVEQMKTLLALWRDRSRASSDVKAIALEHIAELERKAAAIAAMTKTLKHLASHCHGDDRPDCPIIEGFAETLGEGPGVPSKFGLANVV